The window TGTAACCCTGCAAATTATAGAACAGAAATTAACCTGTAATTTACTAatgaataaaattgaactgCAAAAATTAGTTTGAAAGATGCTAGAAGAACACGAATAAGAGATAACCgaatttaagttttaatattaatattttaatattaaataagataagatagatttTACTGAACCTACACCGGGGAATGTCACTTTCACTTTTGGTGTCTAGCAAAGCATTTAAGTTAGAagttattttctcacatttcatgACTTGAAATTTTCAATTTCCTTTAAATAAACGGTAGCAAATTTAATTTTAGTTACGCACAAATTACTGGGTTGAAATTGAACTTACAGTTACCAGATAGCCAGctgctttgattttctttaatgtAATAGTATCAGTGTCTAAGCTTTCGTATCTCTCTGGTTATGTAGTGGTGAGCGAGAtcaaaaaaaccaaacactcaCTTTCATCGCCGTCCTTTGATGAGACCACAGATGACCCATATGAGTGCTCTGCACtgttaaagaaaaaggaaatataaGCATGAGGTGCTGCATCTTAGTCATGTTTAACCATACAGTCAACTGAACTTCATATTGCACATTCTGTTTCTATGTACTAAACCTGAAATAAAACcaggaagacaaaaacacaaggaacacatgaaaagtggtaaatatggacagatgGTTTTACCAGTTGAAAGGTAAAGGCTTCAGCTCTGTGGAGTTCGTCTTGGTgatcttctttcttttagtgGTCATGCGCTTCTGTAAATTTATCACCTGGATCTTCATGGTCGGTTTGCGCTTGCGCCCACTTGTGCGGACCTTCACCTGGGAAATGACTTCATTGTCAGACTCGGAGGGGTGACAGTCAACGCTCTGAACCTCTGCATCCTCAAGATCACCATTGTCATCCACCTGGCTGTCAGCTTCATCAAGTACAGGAGCCTCGCTGACACCTTCATCACCTGCAACAACCTCTTGTCCATCTTTACAGCTCACTGTGGGCTCGTTAGCGTTTCTATCCTCACTGTGAGTTTTCAGGTGCCTTGCAAGCGCCAGCTCCCAGTTAAATTTCTTGTTGCACTGATGACACGCGTAAACACCGTCCTccatgtgtgtctgcttgtgctCTGTGCGTGCTGACAAAGAGTGAAAGGTCTCCCCGCAGATGGCGCAGTTGTACTTGCGGCCGGTTTTGTGTGTATGTCGGTGCCTGTCGAGGGACTGCCTGAAAGAGAAGCAGCGGCCGCAGTCGTTGCAGCGGTGGGGGCGCTCACCGGTGTGGATGACCCTGTGGGCGATTAATGAAGAGGCAAACTTGAATTTCTTCTCGCAGTCTGGGCAGTCATGAGGTCCCACAGAGGTTTTGTGCTGGGAGGACGACATGTCCTCCTTGTTAGCATCTAGAAGGATGATGTCTGTCAAACCACTCGCACCTTTTTCTTGTACTGCTTCCTCCCCTGCTTCAACTTCTTCTTCCCTGGTTGTGTCATCAGGAAGAACTTCAGCCGGTGTGCTAATGTCTGTTCCTTCACAGCAGTTCTCTTCCATCACCACCTCGATGTCGGTGCTTGTGCCCAATTCAACCTCTGCATAATCTGTCACTGTGATTATTTCAACTGCTACGTCCTCCACaaatgacacagtgtgtgtgttgtcaccgAGGCTTTGCAGTGGATCCGATTGGTTGGgttgtttggtattttttgcCGCTCTGCTAGGGGAAACCGcagaaagggaggagaggatcCTGTCCCCCATGCTAGAAGGTGGAACTGCACAAGAAACAAGAATGACACACAGGTTATTGTCTGTCTTTAacgatgaaagaaaaaaacacaatagattAGTGGTGTTGGGAATCGACTGACCGTGCTGCTCTAAATGCCCAAGGTGTTTGTGGTGCTGGAGCAAATTTTTCAAGTGTGTAGGCTCAGAGACAGAATGCACACAATCCTCCAACGCAGAGCACTCAGCTCCAAGCCAGGAAACAGTCTGTGGGAAATGTGCGGAAACAGATATTATACCAAACTGTATCTAATCAAAAAGAATTAAACTTCAAAAGTAGGATACCAACATCAGATACTAACATCAGATACCAATGTCGCATTGGCAAATTGAACACCTGTAGGATATATTACTAGCCAAGGATGTCCAGTCACACATGTCTGTTTTACTTTGAACTATAGCAAAGGCAAAACAGAGTGTATTTTATCAGCATAAAGCTAATTTAATGTCAGTGACTAAGAGgtcattatattaatattacattaacCATGTGTGGGATTATTGGTGAGGTCATACCAGATGCCATGTATGAATTGTGTGAGGAGGTTTTTAGTATAGAAACAATATGGAAATGTTCTTTGATGGTGAGAAACTGTTGAAGGAGATGAAACATCATCTCACCTGCTCAAGGTCAGGAACTGGCAACAGCTGAGCCAGCCGAAAGAGGAACTCTGAAAACAGCATCTGTAAGTCACTGTCGTACTGAGGTCCATACTCAGCGGGGAAGACattctttgaaaaacaaaacaagattgTCAagaaaatttttttttactcaataCAAAACTTCAGTACTTAAAAATATTGTACTCCACATCCTAGTGAATGTGGGCAACTGACTGAACCAAGCTTTACAAATTATAACCTATAATGGAAAGTAACATTTACAGTTGAATTTGATAACTGCCTCACCAAGAAAAAGTCTCGTCTCTCCTCTGGGTCTTTGAGCAGAGTGTGGATCAAGTCAAGAAAGTTAACTGCTACTTGCTCTCTGGATTCTTTCACCTGCGATATGGACATAAAATGTACACATATTAAGTTCACCACTGCCTAAGTGGTTTCAATAAGCTTGCCTAGCCAAGCAGCATAAGTTACAATGTTGATCTAAGAAGCAGAAATATTGCAAAATGGTTGGAATTTTGGTGTATGAGATAAATATCTGCTAATCTAGACTGTAGACACTTACATCTAACAGGGTGGAGTGCTGTGGTTCAATCTTCTCCAGATGAGACAAGATGAAGTCAGTTTCCACAAACTGTTCACTTCGGCACAACTCTAGAATAtactgaggaggaaaaacaagcagaaatgGCACCAGAACACTCACAAGACAGCTTACATATCATTAACGGTCTATAACTATCAACCCTTTCCTCCTCTGACCCACCCTGGCTCTTAAACCCAGGTCAAGTTGCGTCCGGTGTTTGTAGATTAGCAGCTCTGGAATCATGTCCATcactaaagaaacaaaatctgCCACTTTGCAGTAGTTCATGACATCGTGTTTCTTCAGAACCTGCCACATGGAGGCTGCCATAAGCTGGAGAGGTGGGACCAGGAGGCGCAGCGATGCCAGAGGTAAGAGGTCACCTGGATAAACAGAAAGGGAGTGTAGCTGGAGTCACTGATGTGgggaaataaatgtgtttcaatTATTGAATTATACAATCATATAGTTCCACAATTAGCTGGACAATAAATGTTAATTGAATGCAACCTGACTGGAAAGGTGCATGTTCAGCAACAACAATGTTGCTAAAAACCCAGTTATGTTTGTATTGGAAGTGGTTTCCCTGTACGTACAACTTCATATGATTTACGATGCATAATAAAAACTATACTATCCAAAGTTAAACCACTAGGCTAGCTTTCTAAGCTAAGTTACAGTAGAAGCACTGATAAAAGTCAACGTTAGCTGAACTCAAACTTTCCCCCTTAACTCTGCTTTTGTTGGCTCCTGtcttcacagcacacacacctttgGAGAGGAACGTGCAGACACTTGAGTCCATCTTCTCACGCCGCTGCTGGAGGTTtgattagctgctgttagccagaAAGCTAGCCACCCGGCCCCAGCTGAGCAGCATTAACCAGTCACGGGATGACAAACACGGAGCGGAGGCAGCCGTCCAGCCAAAACTACACAACGTCTCCTCTAAGCGAGAGAAACGCTGCAGCCCGACGTGTAAACAACCGAAACGTGTAGTTATATTACATGGTGCAACTGATTTGTTGCCAGaggtttcttcttcactgttcATTATATTATGCTTGCTGTTGCCGCCACCTGCTGGAGATTCTCTGTCCTGTACCCCAAAGAGGTGAAGCAATAATGCTCAATATGAACATTTTCTGgtgttttcttctgtgtttttggcTCCCTTCAATGTTTTCATAAAGTTTCTTGTAACTGTATTTGAGCCATTAGTTTTCcagtctttttatttgttctttttttgtgtgttcccAAATTATTCCGATGgcataatatttaaatttggaCTAAATGTGTTCTtctattcatatatatatatatatatatatattatatatagatatataatatatatatatatatataactggcagttaaaaaaacaaaaaaaatctatgtatggtgtgtgtgtgtgcatatatatatatatatatatatatatatatatatgatatatatagatTTCTATCATATCTctatatacacatttattttttttatttttttttgctttaatactTTGCATAGGCTTACACTCATTCCAATACCTTCTAAGACCACACCACACGATGCTGATTAGGACTGACCGGTCCTCATGGATCCCTCTCAGTGCTCGTCCTCGGCTCTGGAGCATTTACCTTTCAACAACACCGCGCTGAAAAAGTTGCCGGTGGATGACTCAGGTGAGCCCGGGTCCCGAACTGTCCCGGCGGCATGTTTCTCTCGAATTCGGACTCTTCAGCCCCTTCCACGTCCGACCTTCGTGTCCCAGTCCCAGTCAGCTCTGGCTCTGCTCGACCTGACCGTGGAGGATGTGTTGAGTAATCCTCTGGGCCCGGAGTATTTGAGCGGCTCCAGGCTGCTGCCGGGCTCCGAACCGGCCGCGCACTGTTACAGCGGGCATCAGTTCGGGCTGTTCGCGGGACAGCTGGGAGACGGAGCGGTGGTGTATCTTGGGGAGGTGGAGTCGGGCACTCACGGGCGATGGGAGATTCAAGTGAAAGGTGCAGGAGTCACACCTTACTCCAGGTAACCCTTTCCTCACTCACATTCAAACTTTTTAAGACATCTGGAGCAGGTTAACCAGCATATTTCTATTATCTACAGGTTATAGGTGTGTgacaaaattatgttttttcttatCAAGTGAAAGTCAGTGTTTCATAAGCCTTGCTCACCAGAAGCACGTGAATGCATTAACCCAAGTCGAGCTGCTTAGGAGCTTAACAGCTTGGCATCAAATGCAGCCTCAACTGCTCAACAGTTGTGTGCTCAGTAGAACCACTACACTGAATTGTcttaaacagacaaaatataatatctgagactgttgtttttttttacttacacGTTCAGTGTATCTCAccattttcacttcatttcacacaACAGTAACAATTTAGCAGCTGCCTACAACTGTGGATTTTGGGCCACAGGTGGCACCTGGCTCAGAAAAATCAGAACTTGGATTAATAGATATTTTCTTCCTTAAATTGTTCCTTGAGAAAACCCAAACCACTGAGGAAGATACAAAGGTAGTAAGTGGACCTTAAGTGAGGATTTTGTTGTGAAATCACATGCATctaatcaaagacaaacaaacatcttcatCGTTCATTGTGACCGTTTGTCCTAGTGTGATCTATGTTATGTTTGACCTTGTGTAGGTTTGATGAATTAATGAAATGTCCAGTGTTATACTGtcagtccaaaaaaaatattggacATAAGTTTGCCTACCTCTTGTTGAGCAGTCAAGCGGATAGAGAAGACCCTTTTTTAAATACCAGTAACCTGTCGCATCACAACAAGAAGGTTCCCGACTGGGGCCTATCTGCGTGGAGTATCAATGTTCTTCCtttgtctgtgtgggttttcgCAGACACTCCCACAGTCCCAAGACATGCAGTTAATAGGTGgattggtgactttaaattgcttcaaaggtgtgaatgtgagtgtgaatggttgtttgtcaaccctgtgatgaactggcaacctgtccatggtgtaccctgcctctcgccccaTTCTCAGTAGGCCCTGTGACATTGATAAGATAAGCTGTTACAGAACATGGAAGGGTGGATATTATGTTCATGAGACAATATGGACATTTTTGTGGACAGTTGCCATGTTAAACTACTGAAAAAGCTAAACCTGTAATGCAGTACGTATTTCAACAAACTCCAATGGCTGACACCAAACATTGCATGACATATCAGATTCACAGCATTCATTAATCAGGGTTGAAGATCAAACAAATCAGTGGGACAAACGCTTTCCAATCTCCTCAGGAATGGTGATGGCAGGAAGGTGCTTCGCTCCAGCATCAGAGAATTCCTGTGCAGCGAGGCAATGGCCGCCCTGGGGATACCCACCACCCGGGCAGCCTCCctcgtgacctctgacctgtacGTCAACAGAGATCCACTCAACAGTGGCAGGCGCATTCCCGAGCGCTGTTCAGTTGTCCTGCGTCTTGCCCCTTCCTTCATCAGGtagcaaacatttcaaactgtggATGGTCATAGCATTATCTCAGGAGAaatgtgtgacattttattatgtGGCTCTTGCCTTGCCTTGTTTCAGAATCGGCTCTTTTGAGATCTTTCTGGGCCGTGATGATTTCTCAGGACTGCAGGGTCCAAGTGCAGGCCGCCATGACATTCGCGCTCAGCTGCTGGATTATGTCATTGAGACTTTTTATCCTTGCATCCAGAAGACTCATAGCAACCGGAAAGACAGGAACATGGCTTTTTTCAGAGAGGTGAGCATCATGCAGTCATAAGCTATAGTAAGTTAAGGACCTAGTCTCTCTTTAGATTGGTTCATTTAATGCAGGTGTTTTAGTAGCTTGCTCATCAAATCTGACTTGTTTATCCTCAGGTGATGTCGCGAACTGCTAAACTAGTGGCCCAGTGGCAGTGTGTTGGTTTTTGCCATGGCGTCCTTAACACAGACAACATGAGCATTCTGGGTCTTACTCTGGATTATGGCCCCTTTGGTTTCATGGACAGGTAGGCTTCATAAAGTAgagttttgcatttatttattttatcaggGTGTTCTTAGATTACTTACAATCTGAAAAAGTGGTAGTTCTCTCTACTGAATGTGGTCTTGACATACAGTAACAATATTTCTCGTCATCACATATTGATCAGATTTGATCCGGATTTCGTTTGCAACACCTCGGACAAAAGAGGACGCTACTCATACCGAGCCCAGCCATCCATGTGCCGCTGGAACCTGGCTCGTCTGGCAGAGGCATTGGGTTCTGAGCTGGATGCTACTCAGGCAGGGGTTGTTCTGGATGCATTTGTACCCACATACGAAGCCTTTTATCTGGCCATCATGAGAAAAAAGCTGGGCCTTGTGAGAAGAGAAGATGCAGAGGACAGCGAGCTCATATCAGACCTGCTGCGCCTCATGCATGACACTGGTATAAAGACTTATGGAAGAAATTTGGACATGTCAGAAAACTTTGATTAGAGATTAATGGTACATGTCAAATTTTGATAATGTGCTAATACATGAAAACGTGACTGAGCCTTCACTATATACATGTATAGGTTTTCTAATTATTCTTTTGCATTCTTGTCATGGTTCTGTATCATAATGTCTTTCTAGGTGCAGATTTCACCAACACCTTCCGCCTGCTGAGCCGTGTCCCCTGGCCCGTGGATGGCGACAGTGAGAGAGCTACAGTGGGCCCAGTAGTGGACCTCATCCTAGAACAGTGTGCCACTATTGAGGAGCTAAAGGTGGCTAATAAGCCAACTATGGAGGACCGGTGAGGGAGTGTATGGTGGTTggatacatgtgtgtttgttcatagAGCAGCCATAATGAGAACATAAAGTCTCCACCATATACTCCCAGTGAATGTGTATTTAATCCTAGCTGAgcactgttttaaaaatgacaaaatttcTTCTGTCATCTaatttgtttcttgttttatatGCTAGCACTATGGGGAAAAATCTTTCCAAGACAATATGTAAGTGAACGTGTTTTGTAGCATTTGATTTATGTTGAGACACTAGCAAGCGTAATGGAACGATCACGCAGGACTAGAGCTAAATCTGTGGTCAACATCAAGCACTTTCCTTCCGCTTACCTCCAgcattttcttgatttttagTGAGCTGGCAATGATTCTGTCCATGGCACAAACCAACCCAGTCATGTTTGGAATAGTGGCAGACACGCCAGATGTGTCCCAGCAACTGGAACGAATGGGACGGCTAAAGGAACTGCTCGAGACAGATCAAGAAGAGCTCAAGAAAAAGCAGCAAGATGACTGGATTCGATGGGTCAGCCGATACAGGTAAGAAAAAAGTAGGGATCTGCAGTTAACCTGGGATCTACAgtgcattttagcatctttcagcttgttgttttggttttactgtCAACAACTACTGATGAAGAATGACACTTTGTACCTTTTTAATACATCTATGTACAACTGTCATATATGATCAGTATATAttagtatttacagtatatgtccatttatgaaaatgttttaattttctgaTACCAGTCCCTATTTGACATATATTATGTACAACTGTAGTGTAGTGATACCACATCTGCAAAATGCACATATGAAAGTGTAGTTAATTAAagtatatacaaatatataaaactgacacatttgactttataaaataaaatacaactttatGTCCATATATGAAATTGGTTCAGTTGTGTACATGGATATATGGCATACtaatatatacagtgtataatatatatctgATTCCAGCGTAtgtacatacattacattttcatatatGACACtaatattttaaagaataaattaacAACCTTTCTTTCAAGCTATTTTCTGTGCACTTCAAATACCAGGAGGCGTTTAGCCAGAGAGTGTGATGGCACAAAGGACATGTCTCTCATCAAAAAGGAGAGACTCAGCGTGATGAACAGCACCAACCCCCGTGTCATCTTACGCAACTACATCGCCCAGAATGCAATTCAGGCTGCAGAAAAGGGAGACTTCTCTGAGGTCAGACCTATGAGagtttttcccttcttttttgaAAACTCCACTGGGACATCTGGATCCATTAAAGATGATCTGACGTCcactaatatatatttaaatttgtcaGAAATTTTACTGAATCAGAAATGCCCCAGAATATGATGTTTTCTGCCACACAAACAGTAGTAACATAGACAGAGGTGCACTGGATACATTTTAGACCCTGACTACAACATGATAATTTGACTTTATCTGCGAGAGGTCAAAGCTGTGAATCTGAGCCACTAGGTGGAGACGAAGAGTCATCAATAGAacagatacacagacaaacagctgcttTAAAGGACTGAACTGTCTCAGTGGAGTTTGTAAAGAGCTATGCtgtttttcttgtatttctATGATATTTGTTTTATGGATTTCAAAAACTCATGTTTTTGACACAAGGATTAATACAAGTCATTTTTTTGTATCCTGTCTTACAGGTCAACAGGGTCCTCAAAGTTCTGGAGAAACCATATTCTGATGAATTTGGGCTGGAGCCTTTGGATGGATCTAATGCTAATGAAGTGACTGTTGCCTATGACATGAAACCTCCTGTCTGGGCACAAAAAATTTGTATCACCTGATCCTCATAGAGCCTCTGAGACAGATAAAGGAGGGGGTTTTGGTGGACTGGTCAGAGCAAACAAGATGTCGGTAGACGGTACTGTTACTGCTGCTACTGTTGCTGCTCTCCAGTTCCACCTCAGACTTTCTTTCCTGCTTCCTGAAGGGAGGTTGTTATGTAACTCAGAGTGTTCCCGTGTTCATCAGTATGGTCATAGATcaatgtttgtgcttttattgcAGTGCTTGAAGCTGATACAGCCTCAcagtcaaaatgtaataaataaccAAGTGCCAGTAATTTGATCATGCTATTGAAGATACAGACAAGTAGTCTATGAATTTGCTGATGAAGTATGACGGCTCAGATGACCAGTCACACAATGACCTGTCTGGGTCTGAAACAACAGGAACATGCTGACATTAATTACTTACAGACAGTAGACTTAGAAGGTCAACATTTCGTCACAAATATGAGCAGAGCAGGTCAAAATGTATAATTTGTAGACGGAATAGATAGAATGATTGTTGGCATTTCGTTTCTCTAACAGAAATAACAGATCACATTtgtttatatgaataaataaatgaatgaaaaaggagCCCTCCAGCGaaaatatttatacaaaaaaatgtttacctCCATAGCATCAAAACTGTTGCATGATTTTTCACTAGTCTATCGTTGAAAATTATGCAGCAATAAACCCTATGTAAATCTCAATAAATATGTCCTTGTAACAAAAAATGGCTTACTGGTCCCTGTTATTTGCTCACATTTACagataatttttttatttcattgtattgtatttttcattgtattgtatttcattgtattttatttatttaatttattgtattttataatatCATTCATTCACTGTAATATTGTGCATGGCCCACTTAAGGAGGGGATCTGATCTGATCCAATAGTTACTGGTGTTTTTTGGATTAACTGCAAACCTTTAACTGAAGaagagattaattaataattaccACTGTAGCATTGATCTTGTAAAGTTGATAAAACTGTTAATACTGTTGGGTGATGCAACCCTATAATACTTAACCCTATTTGGGCCCATGCTAAATATTAGTTGATAAGGGTTTGTACtgctatatatctatatatatagcCGGGCAAATGcccggtatgccagattgccagtccgtccctggctgcaggtaaataaatgtattgtattgtacatGTATTGTTGAAGCAACAGTTTTCCCAATCTCCAGCTGTCATTTTCTGgcagtgtttatttctgtgtatcTTTCTCTGTCAAAGCTGTCAAACAAGACGTGGATTTCTCCCATGCACAATAGGTTTATTATGCTTAGGcaaacagatggagaggaaaggACAGCAAAGGTGTAAGGTATGAAAGAGCAGTCACTTGGGGTGCAAGTGCTACCGGTGCCAAAAATACCAGCCAATGCACTTTGGACCAGAATAAAATAGCTCACCAAATACTAGATAAATAGCCATGAAAATTTGTAAAGACATTTAGAGTCCAAGAGGATGAAACCTTGCAAACTTTTAACTTAAGtagagattaattaattattaattaccACTGTGtagcattgatttttttttttttacacacattttattggCAGCTGTTCTTGTAAAAGTGCTGCTTAGGTGCCTGTCATGTTTTCTCATGACTCTTTTTCTTACAACCACTTCAAAAAGGTTTTAAGGACGCACATGTGCTCATGGCAAGCACTGAGCTGTGCCTATGTATTGGAAAGACTGAAATAGCCTGCTACAGTATATCTATACCAGCCCATTATAAAGGCATGCAAACATTCTTGGAGTGTCATACTTTGGATCTCATTGTGGGATGACATGcacattttttctattttggttTACGTGGTTACCAAGACAAGAACTGTGCATATGACACAGAGTGAAACTAATTATTTTACTAATgaactttctctttctcttctcttaaCCCCACagttattttactttactgtcatGCATTTATAAGTGCCCCCATACCTGCCCATTACTTGACTGAACTGGCTCAGCCTGTTTCACTATGTTTGgcatgtaaataaaagtatGCATGATAAGAGGGGCAGGAACAATGCATTTCCTGTAACACATGTCTGTTATGTGCAGAGACAGTGCGCTCTAGGCTGATTGCGTGCCTGTAAATCTTCTGTGAGCTCAGCAGGAACTGAGGAAATCGACGGCTGTGGCTAAGTCAGCACACATCAGCTCAAAACTGAAACTGTTGCTTCATTTGAACCTTTCTTCTGCCAGAGGATGGACGCAGAACAACAGGACTGCTTGATCACATGACCAGCTCGGAGAACAGATATGGCCTGTGTCCCAGAGCTGCTCTTGGCCACTTTGGAGGAGCTGGTTGATAAACAGCTGAGGACCTTCCAGTGGTATCTTTACACTAATGATCTGGAAGGATTCACTCATATTCCAAGGTCTCGGGTTGATGGGGTGGACAGGCCGGGCACTGTGGATCTCTTGGTGCAGACATATGGCTACGACAGTGCTGTTGCAGTCACAGTGGATATACTGCTGAGGATGAAACTCAAACTGTGGGCTGAAACACTAAAGAAGAAGTACAATGAAggtaaaacatatttcaaaaatacaaaatgttaatgtttagtttgtaaaacaaaataacttttaacagctatctctctttgtttctttatcaGCTCCAAGCAATCAAGTAGGCAAAGGTAAGAAGATAACATACCCACACACAGAGTCATGTTAGCAAGTTCAAACCCATATAGTATTTCCATGTACAGACACAAGATTAAAGGTTGAACTGTgcaaaactgaaatgaaataaaggtattttttatttcttctttgaacAGAAATTGACCACCATGCAATccaagaaaaactgaaatccACCCTGAGGGAAAAGTGTCAAAACATTTATCAAGGGAATGCAGATGAAGGAGATACCATCTACCTGAACAAAATCTACACTGAGCTGCATGTTATTGAAGGAGCCTGGGGAGTCTTCAGCGAGGAGCATGAGGTCAGACAGCAGAGGTTAAACCATGTAATGACAGAAGAAACCTCTATTAAAGCTAGCGACATTTTCAAGCCCAAGCCCGACCAAGAGAAGCGAATCCGAACTGTGCTTACCCAGGGTATACCTGGAGTGGGTAAAACTGTCTGTGCACAGAAGTTTACGCTGAGCTGGGCAGAACGAAAGGAAAATCAGGACATCACCTTCCTTTTTCTGCTTCCATTCCGTGAACTGAATCCCAACATAGGTGAGAAGGACTACAGTCTGATGCAGCTTCTCCATCAGTTCTTCCCTGAGATGAAACCCCTTGAGACATTGGGAATAGGATGCAAAGTCCTCTTCATCTTTGATGGCCTGGACGAGACTCTCCTCCCCTTGAATTTCAAGCAGAACAAGGTCTTGAGAGATGAAACGGAGCCAGCCTCACTTGATGTTCTGATCACAAACCTCATCACGGGAGATTTACTTGGCAATGGTCTCATCTGGATCACGACCAGACCGGCAGCAGCTAGTCTAATCCCTCGAAAGCACGTCCATCAGTGGACAGAGGTGAAAGGTTTCGCTAGTGAACAGAGGGAGGAATACTTTAAGAGGCATTTGCGTGATGATAACCTCGCTATCAGGATCATCAAACATGTGAAGTCGTCAAGAAGTCTCTATATCATGTGTCAGATACCAGTTTTCTGCTGGATCACAGTCACTGtaatgaagaaaatgttgtGCAACAATGCGACAGGAGGCATGCCCAACACGCTGACCGAGTTGTATGCATATC is drawn from Larimichthys crocea isolate SSNF unplaced genomic scaffold, L_crocea_2.0 scaffold268, whole genome shotgun sequence and contains these coding sequences:
- the LOC104922677 gene encoding zinc finger protein 530, with the translated sequence MDSSVCTFLSKGDLLPLASLRLLVPPLQLMAASMWQVLKKHDVMNYCKVADFVSLVMDMIPELLIYKHRTQLDLGLRARYILELCRSEQFVETDFILSHLEKIEPQHSTLLDVKESREQVAVNFLDLIHTLLKDPEERRDFFLNVFPAEYGPQYDSDLQMLFSEFLFRLAQLLPVPDLEQTVSWLGAECSALEDCVHSVSEPTHLKNLLQHHKHLGHLEQHVPPSSMGDRILSSLSAVSPSRAAKNTKQPNQSDPLQSLGDNTHTVSFVEDVAVEIITVTDYAEVELGTSTDIEVVMEENCCEGTDISTPAEVLPDDTTREEEVEAGEEAVQEKGASGLTDIILLDANKEDMSSSQHKTSVGPHDCPDCEKKFKFASSLIAHRVIHTGERPHRCNDCGRCFSFRQSLDRHRHTHKTGRKYNCAICGETFHSLSARTEHKQTHMEDGVYACHQCNKKFNWELALARHLKTHSEDRNANEPTVSCKDGQEVVAGDEGVSEAPVLDEADSQVDDNGDLEDAEVQSVDCHPSESDNEVISQVKVRTSGRKRKPTMKIQVINLQKRMTTKRKKITKTNSTELKPLPFNCAEHSYGSSVVSSKDGDESSVADGSLAAFSCPKCSYHHPEKAHVQQHIDKVHSVEAEDVKLSLQPLADEEGRFSCPDCEKTFKFQSLLKAHQRIHTGEQPFLCSQCGRRFSFKQSLERHKQTHKSGRKYECLICGEFFKSLVAQREHKSTHMENGEYLCSECGRAFAWKSALVRHLKTHSEDADKVERSYKCPHCDLGFSCASYLNRHLQTHQEERVHTCNCGKSFAYRAALTAHQRIHQKERPHICTQCGKGFLYRGGLLSHMKIHSEEMPFMCSFCGKSFKRERNMKKHERCHTRENVFTCSQCDKSFVYKATLIRHELTHSGERPFLCSDCGKGFFSHAELLKHERFHTGHKPFQCPHCGKRFTQSCYLTIHMRYHTGVRPYSCTECDKSFLSANRLKRHQRTHSGEKPYLCVECGKGFRQSYNLKMHQRTHIMKLT
- the selenoo2 gene encoding selenoprotein O2, yielding MDPSQCSSSALEHLPFNNTALKKLPVDDSGEPGSRTVPAACFSRIRTLQPLPRPTFVSQSQSALALLDLTVEDVLSNPLGPEYLSGSRLLPGSEPAAHCYSGHQFGLFAGQLGDGAVVYLGEVESGTHGRWEIQVKGAGVTPYSRNGDGRKVLRSSIREFLCSEAMAALGIPTTRAASLVTSDLYVNRDPLNSGRRIPERCSVVLRLAPSFIRIGSFEIFLGRDDFSGLQGPSAGRHDIRAQLLDYVIETFYPCIQKTHSNRKDRNMAFFREVMSRTAKLVAQWQCVGFCHGVLNTDNMSILGLTLDYGPFGFMDRFDPDFVCNTSDKRGRYSYRAQPSMCRWNLARLAEALGSELDATQAGVVLDAFVPTYEAFYLAIMRKKLGLVRREDAEDSELISDLLRLMHDTGADFTNTFRLLSRVPWPVDGDSERATVGPVVDLILEQCATIEELKVANKPTMEDRELAMILSMAQTNPVMFGIVADTPDVSQQLERMGRLKELLETDQEELKKKQQDDWIRWVSRYRRRLARECDGTKDMSLIKKERLSVMNSTNPRVILRNYIAQNAIQAAEKGDFSEVNRVLKVLEKPYSDEFGLEPLDGSNANEVTVAYDMKPPVWAQKICITUSS